The stretch of DNA gtacagagacatacccacacacatacatatttatactcgcacacacacacacactcacacacacacgcacacagacacacacacacacgcacacacacacacacgcacacacacacacacacacacacacatacacacacacacacacgcacacacacacacatacacacacacacacacacacacagtgggcccTGATGaggagcagtggtgtgtgtccaGGGCCCAGATAATGAGGCGGCTATCAGATAAGGCTCCATGAGGGATGGCTCCCTGTGAGCAGAACAGACAGGCCCTGAGGGTGGTCCCCACACCCCAGTCTCCACACTCATTGATCCTCtttacaataaacacacacacccacacacacccacacacacacacacacacacacacacacacacacacacacaagggagtcCAGGCACTGGCCAGCATTCAACAGGTCAGCGTCTATTTGCTTCTCTTCACCCTCTTACCACTGGCTGACCCAGAGAGGTGGCGGCCTCAGAGGAAACCAGGTCATGTTGCAtatatagggtgcctctcaacatctctcctcgatcctccatgctcggtcctccaggctcgttcccactgatctataacaaacacgggatagactatcccattgttgccgtcccatcattctctatctagatcaatgaggaggacgaggaccgaggaagggagggaggatctataaaacacaaatgagaggcacccatactATTTCTATTGAACCAGAGGAACGGGCTGTCTAAAGACAAGCGGATATCTGCTTCTTTATTACCAGATATTATCAGACATGGGAGAGCGTTCAGATCATCACGGCATGTTGTCGACCGGCAAGAACTAAATTCAACAGCTGTTCAGGCAGATAAAGGTTACAGCTCGACATGTTCAGTAACATCAACCATTTTATGATCGTGATATAGCCTGCTGTGGCAATGATGTGGTGATAACACCTTTTTACACACTAAGTTGCCGTGAACACGCTGCAGTTTACCGTCGTCATCCGTCCGCATGCCTGTTCCTGTTGACCACCAACCGATTCATAAGACGCCACCTATATGAGAAAAGAGCGACTCCCACGGACCTCTGGagaggcactctctctctctctcactctctctcactctctctctctcaattcagttcaattcaattcaattcaattcagctttattggcatgaaagtttcaatgacattattgccaaagctcagttaCATGTGCACATAAAGTAGATGCATAGACAGACAATTACATATACATTGTACATTGTGCAATATacatcaactctctctctctctctcacccctctacCAGAACAACAACTCTCCCTTTGAAGTTTTGGCTTTTTTCTGCTCTTCACCGCTTACCTCTTCCTCTAAATAACCCTCCGTCTGTGAGCCATGATAAGCGGGGAAAAAAGGGGAAACGCGAAAGCCACAGACTGAGCTCGGCGCTCATTACACAGGCTCTGCAACCCTGCTGACCAAACGCCACCagcatgactctctctctctctctctctctctctccctctctcagtctgaCAAGACCTGCGCTCAAAAAGTAACCtcgctgacacacacgcacgcacgcacgcacgcacgcacaaacacacacacacacacacacacacacacacacacacacacacacacacacacacacacacacacacacacacacacacacacacacacacacactctctctctctctcctgggttGCATCTTCACATTTTCAAGAAGCCTGGCGGATCTTTTAGAGGTGATTTGGTTGATTAGTCATTTCAGATAAATATAAGGAATGGTTCATTATGAAAAGTAGGTTTCTCTCAAGCCCATTTTATTTTAAGGGGGGTTTGGGTGCAATGCACTTTAATGCATAATGCACATTTATGCATAATCATTTAAGGTTTTAGGGCAATGTGCTTTCCATGGCAATGTGGGCTAACCCAAAATCTCACCCTATATGGTTTCTAAAGTAACAATGTGTACTTACAAAAGGACTGTGTCGTACATATTAATTATTTCTGGAAAGTATAGCGTTCCGAAAACTACTTCAAATAAGATGGGGCTATCCTCTCTATGCTGAGGCATAATATATTCACAGTAAGCTTTATAATTTGTGTATTTTATTGGTCACATATGGATTTGGAATAATTGCAGTCAATTTGAAGTCGATGGTAATTAAAGTGGAGTGCACAGACTAAAAATACATGAATCATCTTACATACACGTTATGGATGAAACCAAGGCTATGACTGGTGCACTGACTGTTAAGGTCATTCTGTGTGAGTGACTTTCACAAGTCACCCATGTGTTTATTTGGCATTCATGGGCACACCATTCGTGGCTGGCAGTCATGGCCCGCGAATGGAGACAGGCCATAAATTCAAAAGCCCAACTAACCTCAATTATAGAAACAGACATGAATGTCATCTTTGTTCTCCTTCTGATGACAGGAATTTCATCTGTCTGTGTTCGACTGCTGCGGCGAATCTGCACACAATCCCAATCACCACCATGTAATCCGGGCAAATGCAGTCTCCGTGGAAACAGACGGGATCCTCTGATACCACAACTTTTAAAGGAACACGGAGAactaattaattacaaaactgCGAATCGACTCTGTGCAGTTGACGTTCCACAGAGCTGGAAAGGGCTGTCCCGGTTTTCACTCATGCCCCGGTTGGTGAAATGACTTTTAAACAGTCTGTTTATTGCCACATtaaaagaggaggggaaagcgCTGTTGGAAGCCAGGGAAAGGTTATAGCTAATTACAGCTAGCGGCCCTGGGCTAATGTACGCACACACGGTACTACTTTAAGAGGAAGAGGTGATGAAAGGAGCCCTAAGTAGTCCCATCCAGGTGGCATCCACTCTGAGGGCCCGTGCCGTCCAAACACAACCGGGCGAGGGTCCACGGGGGGAGCTTCTGTTCGGAgcctgggagggagagagggggttgtAGGGGCGGAGGGcggaagggtggggtggggtggggtggggtggaggggttggAGGGTGTCTCACAACAGGGTTTTCAGCAGGAGCTGATGCCCCGACGGCTGTGGTCGGCCTGGGCAGTACAGCAGTAGGTAACACTGGAGccaaggtggagaggagaggaagggagggaactCCGAAAGAAACCATGAAAAATGTCGAGTATGAAAATGTCTCCCTTGGTTTATGGCAGCGCCGACATGCGTCCAAAAGAAACACATCTTTAAATTTAACTTTAGATGcctcttggttttttttttctctctccctttttttcttctttctcctcaccctctcccaACTGTTGGCAGGGCCTCGGGTTTTGAAAAGCAAGGCCAAGTTGCTTGGAAACAGCGACCATGTTAGAGAGGCACTCAATAATGTGGCGACAGCCTCTGTAGAAAGAGCTTATTTTTCAGCTTGGGTGAACATGTGTGGTTCGAGCTTGAGTCCAGGTCATTCATGAAAACTTGATATTTCAAAAACATTAAGGACTCTGAATATTCAAGGATAGCAGCATTATGAAGAAAATCTATCTACAGCATGGTAAATTGACTGGGAAATCAAGAAAGCAGGAGAAAATGCAAAGTTGGCCTTTCAATGCAATGGAGAGAAAATCTGGCATAGAAAAAAGCAAGCTCTCCTCTTATTTACATAAGAATGTAATAGCTGTTTATTACTGAATCAGGCTTGCTTTGTTATTTACAGCTAATAGTTTGCACAGAAAAACATtaacttgcttgtgtgtgagtgaacataAGATTTATGCAGACCAGTTAGTAGAAATACTTTTGATGTTATTCCTTAAAATTGGATTAAAATAGAGACAGAGGCTGTTTTTGGCTACAGGTCAAATTAAAGGTAGAGCGTAATAATATTTGTGCAGTATGCTGAAGTCATTGAGGGGGACGccgtttaagagagagagagagagagagagagagagagacacagagagagagacacacagagagcacctCACCTTATCTCGTAAATCAGTCTCTGattgaacaaacacacagctgaggTGGAAACAGCGTGTCTTCAGTTTTGTGTAACTAAATAAAACGCACCATTTAGATGAACAGATTTACGGCCATTTTGGTGAAACTTTCCCAAGATAAAGTTGAATAGCTGGAatgaggggcgggggggggggggggggggggggtgggcagagACAGTGCAACGGAATTATTCACACATGCAAATCACGACACATAAACATATGAAAATAAAACCCAACCAAAACCAACAACTGCTGCATAGTCCTGAAAGCATCTCCAATTACAGGTTATGTTTCatcttcaaacaaacaaacaaacaaaaaataggcGATATCTTTTTTTCACACAGCAGTGCAATATTCAGTGATACTTGCAAACCTGCTGTCAACAAAAGACAcgctgtttgaaaaaaaaaaaggtttaagTTGCACATGACAATTTTATAACAGACATATAACAGTGCTTATAACTGTGTTTTGCTTTGTTCTTCTGCCCTATTTTTCTCTCCACTCTGGCACAGGTGGAAGTCGTCATATAAACCATTCATTCAGGAGTTGGTGCTTAGCACCACTAACAATGTGAGAAAGCCAGTAGGCTATCACTGACTCCTAGTTCCAGGCTCTGGCAGTGTAGCTAAGCCAGAATCAGAGCTTATTCCAAGAGTGGTGACTACAGAGCAACACAATGAGGTGCAGGGAATTCTGGTACTGACGTTTGATTCTTGTTGCTATTttcttattttgtattttatttcattttttctattttctatttctgatgtgaaaatgtttttttcattgttATGTTTAAAAAGTTAGGATTGAAGAGATTTTTTGTAAAATTCTGTATTTTACATTATGACTTTAAAGCACAGAAAATAATCAATGGCTTAACATGGCTGACATAAATGGGAGTATATGACATTAACCACTCCTTGTTTCTGTATAACCTCACAGACCAAGTTTTAAGAAGAAAAAAGCTGCATTTATTGTTCAAGGAAAAGTCTCGGCGCATAAACAACCATCGGTGTCTTGCAGTGCAACATATTTAGCACAAGTATTTCAAGGTCACAAGGTCATTGAAACATTTATTTCCATTGCTCTCTATTCAGTAGGGAATGAGATGTATATGTTTTCTTTAACTTTTTTCACCCCAATTCTCCAAAGCAGACAGACCATCTCCAACAACACATCAAGCATCGTCACAGGTAATACCTCAAAGTAGCAGGTCGTTTACAGCTTTCAAGGCACCATAATCCACGATCTTAAATGTTTTTAGGCAAAATACACCGACCCAGTAATTCATTCTGAACACCCACTTTCTCAAAATGTTTTGGTTGGGGGAGACCTCGGAGGCAGATCTTCCCCTTCATTGTCCTCCGTGACCAAGGGCCTGCATATATGGTGCTTCTCAAATGGTGGTGAATGGCTGACATTAAATATGGGCCAGATGGACTTTCTCCGAGCCCAGTCATAAAAGCCTATAAGACAGTTCACAAATCAAGACCTGCAGTATTATTTTAAGCATTTGGACTGTTATTGTTAGTTTATGTTTGCGCATACAAATGAGATTTATAACTTTGTGAGAATAATTTGAGATTCACACTGAGAGTCCAGACACtaaatgttttatatgtttgtgCTCGGCCATTCATAATCAACTGATAAAAATGGCCTGATGCAGGAACTCCATGGCAACCAGACAACACTTGAACTCGTTTCTGCGTTTCTGTTTTCTTCAACTGTCCGACTTAAGGACCTGAGCTGATCTCAGCACCAGTTTATAAGCAGCGGGCTCTGAGCCAAGCGCTGAAGGTGAGAGAACAGTCCGACGTTTCGGTGTCAAAACTTCCTCTGCATGGAAAACAAAGACCGCAGGCAGGTAAGGGACCgggggtgggaggtgtgtgttgggggggtgtaaAAAAGGTAAAGTGGAATTCAAGATGCGACCTTAAGCGGAAAAACGGTAGATCTCAAGAGGTCTTCCCTCTTTccggaggagaagaaagaggaccCCATGCATGGTACAGGAGGCTTCTGGTGGTCCTTGGAGGAGTCAGACTCAAACAAAACGCTCCTCTATGAACCGTCAGACTAATTAGCCACATTAAACACAAGACTGTAATACTTGGattatagaaagaaaaaagaaaaaaaaaactgtgccaAAATCATGGGCCAAATAGCTTTTCAAAATACATTTGTCTTTAGCGCAATGTATTTATAGTTCTCCAACAAATGAGTAATATGAGAAACACTTTTTCACATACCCTGACTGAGAAGTAGTGGGCATAAGAGTTCCTAAGTGAAATAAGAGGAAGCAAAAAAGGTTACTTAGGTTTACAATGGACGGTATTACCGCCAATCATCCATTGATTTGGAATATATGGAAATTGATATTTCAgggcataggcctacttatgTAAAATGCCTCAGTCCAAACTCCATTCACTTGAAAAGAGTCAGTGATCATCTCACAGTGTGCATCATCGAGGGAACATCATGAGAGGCTTCAGATTTATGAGTGACTTTAAAATTCTAATTACTCTCCCAGATTTTCATCCATATAGCAGACTCTTTGGTGCAtgtataaggtgtgtgtgtgggtgtgtgtgtgtgtgtgtgtgtgtgtgtgtgtgtgtgtgtgtgtgtgtgcatgccagcgtgcgtgcacgtgtgcgtgcgtgcgtgcgtgcgtgcttgcatgtgtatgtgtatgcgtgtgcatgcaaGAGCATTcaatgtgcacatgtgtctcTGAATATGTTCACATAACATGAATGGATTTGATTGATATGTAAGCTTGGTTCAAGTTTGATTAGATTCAATTGCAACTTCAAATTATTTTATTGAtcttgattattattattattattattattattattattattattattcagtctgaactgaaaaacaaatatatataggcttacagtatatataggcCTAATCCATAACACATCATTTTGAAAATAACCAAAAAGAAGAAGTGATCCTTGTTATATTTTTGTCAACCAAAATACATCTGTTTTATGCttgtttatatttctccatagtTTATTATATAAAACATTTTTATCAATAAACTGTTTTTATCACAACAGGACATTTAGCAACCAACTTTATTGCCTTTCCCCCGGATTGAGAGAGACGGTGGAGGTCCATAAATGGGTTGCGGTCTGATACTAGATCTGAGGCTGGATTCAAGAAATATACTCATCCGTTTCTTTGCTGATATCTGGAGCCACGCAAATGTATACAAACTATAAATCCGCCCTCTGCTCATTGTAAGCCGCCAGATTTCTCCTGACTAACATTCTTTTGAGGGTGAAAAGGATCAACGGCATTACATTAAAGTGCTTAAAAGAGAGTTTAGAAGCCAAAAGATGTCAGAATTGTCGTTCATCAAGAACTTATGATTCGGAGGCAACAAAGGACCTCTGTGAAGAACCAACTGAAGATGTTGCATCACTTTCTAGTTCGAGTGGAATATCCTGGTACATCCAGGCCAGCCTTTCATTTTAGCCAGAAAATTCAGCCTTTGACTTCTCCGTTATAGAAGAAAAGCacattcaaataataataatagtaataataataataataataatcctaaaaagcataataaaacaataataatgataataataataataataataatgataaaacaaTTAGACTAAATTTcagtatgcatgcgtgtgttctagatgtgtgtgtgtgctatagtaATCTGAAAACAATCAAAAGACCAGAGGCATATTAACCAATGGGTTTGTGAAAGAAACTGGCGAAAGAGAATTTGACTTAATTCATTAATTTACATACCTGGCGTAAAGACGAGCAATTTGGCACCATTTAAACAACCAAATACGTTGGTTCGTCAGAAAGCTCTAAAAATAACCTCTGAATGAGTATTTCTTCTTAGTTAAAGGCCTGAATCCTGCGACcataatataggcctagcctatgaaACCCCTTCGAACAATTAAATATGATAAGGTGTTGATATGGTCGTTACCATTCAATGCAAAAGCTAATTCCCCAAAAGCTATTGAATAAACGTCATGCCAAACTAGGAAACAAATAGACTATGAGGCAAAAGCCGGATATTTGCATTGAAACATTTAATGACTTCGATTTCAACAATTACATGTAAGAAACATTTAATTTAcattattttcagtgcaaatTATAGGCAAAATATCATACAAATCAAATGAACAAATAGTATAAGGCAATACATTTACATTGTGTAAATAGACTATTTTCAAAGTTCAGTAAGTGGTTCAGAGGATAATTCACAAGAGCAATATCTTTTTCCTTTTAAAGGAAAAAAAGTCAAAGACATCGTACTTCATAGTCCTACTTGTGGGGTCGAAGGAGGGGAAATTGGACATTTCTTATTATTTAATACCTACACAGTGGAGGCGCTACTGTAAGACACAATTCACGTGTAATCTCGACTTTGAGACGACAGCACTTGTGTTAAATTAGCAGTCTTGTTCTTGTGCCCTTGTATTAAAAGAGCCTGGTGTTCATAGTAAGATTTGCGCCGACCCCGGTGTTTCTGTGAGCGCATTGCTTGGTGTCGTGTCTTCACTCATCCCGGACGGAGGCCCGCTGATGATCACACTGGTCTTGTTGTGTTCCGTGATGTCGACGTCACTTTTGTCCTCTGGTCCTTCCTCAAAGTCGGACTCGCTGTGTTCGCTTTCGCAGTCGGATTCCTCGTGCTCCTTCTGATCACTCTCTGTCTGCGCCTTGTCTGGCTGCTCCTTCTCTTTGTCCTTCTGTGCCTGTGCCTCTTTTGAGTGTCTCCATTTCATTCTTCGGTTCTGAAACCAAACTTTGACCTGAGGAGACATAGCAGTGTGTTGAAGGTCTGTCTGGCTTCCGCGCATGCACAATACAATTGGATATAGGCTGTTGTGGCTACgagtgtcatctctctctctctttccctttctctctctccctccctctttcagtgtgtgtatttgtgagtgtgtgcacgcgtgtcaTTGTGTAGGCTCAAAACTCACAAATGTACCACTTTAATGTGTCACAGGTTACTATAGCGTATCTGTCGACTGTGCCATTATTTCTTGGTCtgaataggctacatgtcaGATGGCCTATATTTTCCCAGGTTTTTTAAAAGGTCGTTTACCTCTCGAGTAGACTGACGGACAACCTTATAAAATAGGATTTCCCTATGACCCCTATTCCGTTTGGTATAATTTAGTATAATCGACTTTCATTTCCCCAGATCTCATCATTTCGCAACTTTTTTGTTAAAGTTAACGGGCTGACATTCTGACATTGCTGGGTGTGTGCCGCCACTTCCCCTATCGATAGCCCAGTTGCATTTTTATCTTAGGCCGATGAAGGTCTTTCACAGACCTTAAAATACAAGCCACTGTAAAATGAAAGGATCAGggatatttgtttgtctgttttcaaTATGACATACCTGAGCGTCAGTGAGGCCTAGCATCGCAGCAAGCTGTTTTCGGTCGGGTTTGGTGACATACTTCTGTATTTCAAAACGTTTTTCAAGACCTTTTCGTTGTAGGTTGGAAAACACAGCTCTGGACCAAGATCTTTTTCTCTTGTACGTCTGTGGCATGGTGTCTTTCGTAAGAACAGCATATGGCCCTGTGTGGGTAAGGGAAAATGCATGGTCAACAACATGAGTCATATACGCTTTGAAATGTCTAGGCCCATGTTCAGTTGTTCAATACgcacaaataggcctactttaataaaatacaaacacgTGATAAGACGCAAATCTAAGCTAGGTGTCTATTTGGCCTGGGTGGTATTCGAgtgtgtgtagtaggctacactaCCTGGGAAGGAGTCTTGAAACTGATGTTGCCCTGAATGCCTCGCTGCGTTGCCTAATGAACTCATCCTGGCCGACGCGTCGTTCATCACCGGATCTAGGGATGCGAAGTACTGGCTCGCCGGAGGTTGCACGGACACATGGAGTGCTGACTGTCGGTTAGAGCTAACAATAGACGTGAGATCTGGTATAAAACGAGAGAAAGGTCAAATGAATTTCGTGTGTGGGTTAACCAGTCCTGCAAATTTTCATAAAACCACACAGGACTGCAAGCCAATTATGAAGGTGAAATCTCAGTTGTGTCTAGCCTGACCTTATGTTTTGCCATCTCTGACACTCTGCATATcaatattacatttttaattaaatGGAATATTTCAGAATGTAAATCTGTAACTTTCGGTAATAGACAGAACTACCATTTCAAATGCAAGAAAACGAATGTCATGGAAGGCATGTCACAGCCAAATTAATTCACACATAAAAATAAACGAATACGGCCTTACCTCGTAATGACGACATTTCTTTTACTTTTGGATCAAAGTCTGTGGACAAAATTCGATCAATTCCGAATTTGAGATCCTTGCTTGATGGTGGCGGTGCTTGCTGGGAGTTGAGCGTCGTTCTGGAGACCGCGGTTAAGTGTATTCCATGCCTGTGATAAGGGGATGCAGGGCTGCCTCTTGCCCCGAAGATAGCCGCCTCCGGCGCTACCGGAGAAGGACGCAAAGGGGATCCAGAGGAGTGGATCTGAGTACGGGGTCCTACATGAGCCATCAGCGCTGATGATCCGGGAAGACCGTCCGCGTCGCCGACATGTAAAATATCTGCTATGCAAAATGACGGTTTTTTCATGGTATCCATTGCGAAACCACCGGAACAATATGCCGACCAAAGGCTGAAATTGGACGCATAAAACGGATTTAGTCCGGCGGTGTACATCCTGACCACTTAACACTCGTTTTGGTTATCTGGATCAGTGATGTTAGAAAGCGTCCGCATGTAATGGCAAATACAGTAACCGTATGAGCCAGTCCTACATATGTTGGAGATTTCTCAAACTAATATGAAACTTTACTCCGATCCAAGTAGTTCTACGAGAAAGTTTGTACATGTGCACTGATTGGCTACGCAATGGACCAATGAGAGCAGCGCGCAAGGATGCGCATGTATTCCATGCTAcaccatataaaaaaaaaaacatttaactggtgctctgttgtgttgtattgtaaGTATGTGACCGCCAGGTATATTTTTGATTATTAACAACCTTAAGATCTAATTGTTGTATACTGGTATGTTCAATAGGGTCTCTGTGTTTAGCGTCGctcatcgctctctctccctgtctgtctctcgctctctctcacacactcgcactgtgtgtgtgtgtgtgtgtgtgtgtgtgtgtgtgtgtgtgtgtgtgtgtgtgtattcgtgtatTCATGTCTATGTGTTTCAAACAACAAGGAGGTATGCTCACATGtcaaatagtagcctattcGAAAACAgcatagcaacaacaacagtagcctagcctatgggTTTAATGTGACTTAAGATGTATTCGAGCAAAGCTTCGATTTGTGCAATAGTCAGGATATCATATGCATGTGCAATTACTGCCAGTGTCAAGTGGTTTCAACTCCTTTCGGGAGATGCTCTTCCATTGCTCATTCAATGCTGTACGGCAATTAAAATAGAACCAAACGACATAACTGAATGCAACGTTGCTTAAGAAGAATAGCCTTCCTAAGAATCGTGATAGGTTCCTCACAACAGGAGCTTCTGAGTGCAGGAAACTCGGGTTTATTAGATGCAGGTCATCCTGTTTTTGATGGGCCCTGATTTGCGCTAAATGAGCGGATACGCCTGCTAGATCTGTCCAAAAATAGCACTTGTTTTAGTATTTTAGGATACAGCAGAAATCCTTATTTCTTCCGGTCAAGGGGGGGAATTTTTATAATGACTGTTAGAACTTCCTTTTTTCAATATTTGTGCAACTTTATCTCGACCTGCAAGTTGTACAGTGACGCAAATCCGCCCCCTCGCTCATAATAAACAGAGGAAATCTATTCCCTTctacaaagaaaacacaattAACTTCAGAGGCGATACTTCTTTCATTTGGAGACCTTGCACTTGCACAAGACAACGGTCCTAGAGAAGCTGATTATGGAAATCAAACTGTTATGTTGATTATTTTAATCATAATTTTGACGAAACGTCTTTTATGccttaatataggctaataatagTAGCTATTCTcgcaacatcaacaacaatagcataataataattatgacaacagcaataataataatgatgataacaatgatgatgatgatgatggtgatgatgatgatgatgatgatgatgatgataataataataataataataataataataataataataataataataataatagcctaataataacacCCTTGACACCCATAatattacgttttttttttatgtgacaATAGTATTTTATTTTGGAAAAGAAAAATATTGGTGCTCAGACACAGACAATACACCAGTACAATTTTGGGGGCGTAAAATTAATCATTATATTAAGCACCTCTACAATGCCAGCTATTGTTCCATCGAGACTATTAGTTGACCCGCAAATAATTCTAAAGGCGCTATAAATATCAGTAGGTTGGTTTTCTCCAACCGCTGCTTTGACCGGCTGATTCATAGCCGGATGAGTCTATGACCCTGACTGCCTCCTATCACGGTGTTTTCGAGTGACACTTTTCCGGGTTAAATTTAGAGATGAAATGTAACGTTTGCTCTCgacggagaaaaaaaagcagaggAAAAGGATGTCGGCTTACGCCAGGGGGGGTAGGCTAAACTCTCACCAATTATTCCAGGTGCCTATATAGTGCGAGAAGCTAAAGAAAATCCTAACATTAACACATGTCGATTTATACACGCTATGTTGATAACCCGATAGAAATACTCAGTGACTTGCAGTTCAGTGCACATGAGTGCTTTCTTT from Sardina pilchardus chromosome 12, fSarPil1.1, whole genome shotgun sequence encodes:
- the hlx1 gene encoding H2.0-like homeobox protein isoform X2; translation: MYTAGLNPFYASNFSLWSAYCSGGFAMDTMKKPSFCIADILHVGDADGLPGSSALMAHVGPRTQIHSSGSPLRPSPVAPEAAIFGARGSPASPYHRHGIHLTAVSRTTLNSQQAPPPSSKDLKFGIDRILSTDFDPKVKEMSSLRGPYAVLTKDTMPQTYKRKRSWSRAVFSNLQRKGLEKRFEIQKYVTKPDRKQLAAMLGLTDAQVKVWFQNRRMKWRHSKEAQAQKDKEKEQPDKAQTESDQKEHEESDCESEHSESDFEEGPEDKSDVDITEHNKTSVIISGPPSGMSEDTTPSNALTETPGSAQILL
- the hlx1 gene encoding H2.0-like homeobox protein isoform X1 — its product is MYTAGLNPFYASNFSLWSAYCSGGFAMDTMKKPSFCIADILHVGDADGLPGSSALMAHVGPRTQIHSSGSPLRPSPVAPEAAIFGARGSPASPYHRHGIHLTAVSRTTLNSQQAPPPSSKDLKFGIDRILSTDFDPKVKEMSSLRDLTSIVSSNRQSALHVSVQPPASQYFASLDPVMNDASARMSSLGNAARHSGQHQFQDSFPGPYAVLTKDTMPQTYKRKRSWSRAVFSNLQRKGLEKRFEIQKYVTKPDRKQLAAMLGLTDAQVKVWFQNRRMKWRHSKEAQAQKDKEKEQPDKAQTESDQKEHEESDCESEHSESDFEEGPEDKSDVDITEHNKTSVIISGPPSGMSEDTTPSNALTETPGSAQILL